In Vibrio sp. STUT-A11, a genomic segment contains:
- a CDS encoding chemotaxis protein — MTGILDSVNQRTQLVGQNRLELLTFRLMGRQRYGINVFKVREVLQCPKLTVMPNLHPLVKGVAHIRGHTVSVIDLSLAIGGRPTTDIDKCFVVIAEFNRTIQAFLVSSVERIINMHWEAILPPPEGAGKAHYLTAVTNIDNELVEILDVEKVLAEIAPVDETMDAAIGEEIAQAEQVKPIVRRIMIADDSTVARKQLERAIRSIGFEVLSVKDGKEAYNTLLEMAREGDIYEQISLVISDIEMPEMDGYTLTAEIRRNADLKDLYVILHSSLSGVFNQAMVDRVGANTFIAKFNPDELGNAVKSALIE; from the coding sequence ATGACGGGGATTCTTGACTCAGTGAATCAGCGTACGCAACTCGTCGGTCAGAACCGATTGGAATTGTTGACCTTTAGATTGATGGGACGTCAGCGTTACGGCATTAACGTATTTAAAGTTCGAGAAGTGCTGCAATGTCCAAAGCTGACAGTCATGCCAAACCTACACCCATTAGTAAAAGGTGTTGCTCATATTCGTGGCCATACTGTATCAGTGATTGATTTGAGTCTGGCAATTGGTGGCCGCCCAACCACGGATATAGACAAGTGTTTTGTGGTGATTGCTGAGTTTAACCGTACCATCCAGGCGTTTTTGGTGTCTTCGGTTGAGCGCATCATAAACATGCACTGGGAAGCTATTTTGCCGCCTCCAGAAGGCGCGGGTAAAGCGCATTACCTGACGGCAGTAACCAATATTGATAATGAGCTGGTTGAAATTCTCGATGTAGAAAAAGTCTTAGCGGAAATCGCCCCGGTTGATGAGACGATGGATGCTGCGATTGGTGAGGAAATCGCTCAGGCGGAGCAGGTCAAACCTATTGTTCGTCGTATCATGATTGCCGATGACTCAACTGTGGCGCGCAAACAGTTGGAGCGGGCTATCCGTTCGATAGGCTTTGAAGTTTTGTCGGTTAAAGATGGCAAAGAGGCATACAATACCTTGCTTGAGATGGCTCGAGAAGGCGATATTTACGAGCAAATTTCTTTGGTCATTTCTGACATCGAAATGCCAGAGATGGATGGTTACACTCTCACTGCTGAAATTCGAAGAAATGCGGATTTGAAAGATCTTTATGTTATTCTCCACTCTTCCTTAAGTGGTGTATTTAACCAAGCCATGGTTGATCGCGTAGGGGCGAACACCTTTATTGCGAAATTTAACCCAGACGAACTGGGTAACGCGGTTAAATCTGCATTAATAGAATAA
- the flgA gene encoding flagellar basal body P-ring formation chaperone FlgA — protein sequence MAYFTITSTTLTKTICRAVFTKYAKAIGILLSIFSFFVHSASDNQLEQIKTAAEQHVLATVEQPAGGELTVNAANIDSRIKATDCPDVLNTSASTTSSARSNINVLVECPADNWKVYVPVRLSVSVPMIVSTRQLVRGEIISTSDVTTSMIELQRFRKDGFTDHSQVVGAKLKRSVRLGDVIERNDVCVVCRNEKVTIQAVKSGMVITTQGTALQDGAAGDQVRVKNDKSQRIIEGIVTGIAEITVNF from the coding sequence ATGGCGTATTTCACTATCACTTCGACCACATTGACTAAGACAATATGTAGAGCGGTATTCACAAAGTACGCTAAGGCTATCGGCATTTTGCTCAGTATATTTAGCTTTTTTGTTCACTCAGCTAGTGATAATCAGCTCGAACAGATAAAAACGGCGGCAGAACAGCACGTTCTAGCCACTGTCGAGCAGCCTGCAGGCGGTGAGTTAACCGTCAATGCAGCAAATATCGACTCCCGGATTAAAGCTACAGACTGCCCCGATGTTCTCAACACATCAGCGTCTACCACCAGCAGCGCACGCAGCAATATTAATGTATTGGTTGAATGCCCGGCTGATAACTGGAAAGTTTATGTCCCAGTACGTCTATCGGTCTCAGTTCCGATGATTGTCAGTACTCGCCAGCTTGTCCGTGGAGAAATCATCAGTACTTCAGACGTCACCACGTCAATGATTGAATTACAGCGCTTTCGCAAAGATGGCTTTACCGACCATTCTCAAGTCGTGGGCGCGAAATTAAAACGGAGTGTTCGTCTGGGAGACGTGATTGAGCGCAATGATGTTTGTGTTGTATGTCGCAATGAGAAAGTGACGATTCAAGCGGTAAAATCGGGTATGGTGATCACGACTCAAGGCACCGCGTTACAAGATGGTGCCGCTGGCGATCAAGTGAGAGTGAAAAATGATAAGTCTCAACGTATAATAGAGGGCATAGTCACTGGCATTGCGGAAATCACCGTCAACTTTTGA
- the flgM gene encoding flagellar biosynthesis anti-sigma factor FlgM, producing the protein MAGIDNIRSGQMMTTNNSRAPARNDSKATSATESQKISAQQDAVSLSQQSKDVNKLQKDMAASPAYDSAKVAAIKEAIANGSYKVDPEKLADNMIKLESELQGKI; encoded by the coding sequence ATGGCAGGTATAGACAATATACGTTCAGGTCAGATGATGACGACTAATAATAGTCGCGCGCCTGCACGTAATGACTCGAAAGCGACCAGCGCAACAGAGTCACAGAAAATATCAGCACAGCAAGATGCAGTATCATTGAGCCAACAGAGTAAAGACGTCAACAAACTCCAGAAGGATATGGCAGCTTCACCGGCTTATGACAGTGCAAAAGTGGCGGCAATCAAAGAAGCAATCGCAAACGGCTCATACAAAGTTGATCCAGAAAAACTGGCCGACAATATGATTAAGCTTGAAAGCGAATTGCAAGGCAAAATCTAA
- the flgN gene encoding flagellar export chaperone FlgN → MAALVDLVNFQLENAKALSVILRQETQAITARVSADIESIAKQKMTLIDQLKTTDQRIASHPHVNQLTEDEHLSQVVNQIQSIVIDCQQVNQMNGESLNRAQLSFTKLNNMLQRTHGKVGMTYNAGGQTHTISTLGTNIKA, encoded by the coding sequence ATGGCAGCATTAGTCGATCTCGTAAATTTCCAATTAGAAAATGCAAAAGCACTTTCTGTGATTTTACGTCAGGAAACACAAGCCATCACTGCACGTGTTTCTGCTGATATCGAAAGTATTGCCAAACAAAAGATGACACTCATTGATCAATTAAAGACCACTGATCAGCGAATCGCCTCTCACCCGCATGTCAATCAGCTTACCGAAGATGAACACCTAAGTCAGGTGGTAAACCAGATCCAATCTATCGTTATTGATTGCCAACAAGTCAATCAAATGAATGGTGAATCGCTCAATCGAGCGCAACTGAGCTTCACTAAACTCAATAATATGCTTCAACGCACCCACGGCAAAGTTGGTATGACTTACAATGCCGGAGGCCAAACCCACACTATTTCGACGCTAGGTACCAATATCAAAGCCTGA